In Bacillus sp. DX3.1, the following proteins share a genomic window:
- a CDS encoding LytTR family transcriptional regulator DNA-binding domain-containing protein, whose product MLKVLVVDDEMLARDELKYLLERTKEVDVIEEADCVEDALEKLMDSKPDLVFLDIQLSDDNGFEIANILKKMKNPPAIVFATAYDQYALQAFEVDALDYILKPFDEERIAQTLKKYKKQKQSETAKKQEVQAPDAANGMHKLALPIEESIVLVSIGDIVYAGLVDGKVIVKTMHDTYVTHDTLVILEKKLPQTSFMRVHRSFIVNINHISEIQPWFNSTYNLIMKDESKVPVSRTYAKELKKLLRI is encoded by the coding sequence GTGTTAAAAGTATTAGTAGTAGATGATGAAATGCTAGCAAGGGACGAGTTGAAATATTTATTAGAGCGAACGAAAGAAGTCGATGTAATCGAGGAGGCGGACTGTGTAGAAGATGCGTTAGAAAAGCTAATGGATAGTAAGCCAGATCTTGTCTTTTTAGATATTCAGCTTTCGGATGATAACGGATTTGAAATTGCAAATATATTAAAGAAAATGAAGAACCCACCGGCTATTGTGTTTGCAACAGCGTATGATCAATATGCATTGCAAGCATTTGAGGTAGATGCGCTAGACTATATTTTAAAACCATTTGATGAAGAACGAATTGCACAGACGCTGAAAAAATATAAGAAACAAAAGCAAAGTGAAACGGCAAAAAAGCAAGAGGTGCAAGCGCCAGATGCAGCAAATGGGATGCACAAGCTTGCCCTTCCAATAGAAGAATCCATTGTGCTAGTAAGTATAGGTGATATTGTCTATGCAGGACTCGTAGATGGAAAGGTGATTGTAAAGACAATGCATGATACATATGTAACGCACGATACATTGGTTATTTTAGAGAAGAAATTGCCACAAACAAGCTTTATGCGTGTCCACCGTAGTTTTATTGTGAATATCAATCATATTTCTGAAATACAACCTTGGTTTAATTCCACCTATAATTTAATTATGAAAGACGAATCAAAAGTGCCGGTGAGCCGTACATATGCAAAGGAATTAAAAAAGCTGCTTCGTATTTAA
- a CDS encoding sensor histidine kinase: MLDLLLMMIERVGLIVILGFLLSHIKIFRRLLHKQSGYKDNLMLICIFSLFTIVSNYTGIEIAGNTIMNENWLQGVSSSSTIANTRIMGVGISGLLGGPVVGVGVGFIAGIHRYMLGGTTALSCAISSILAGIITGYIGLIYQKYNRVITPKFSAVLSVLIVSLEMVMILCIVEDGWNIVKTIAIPMILVNSFGSFILLSMVQAILRQEENAKALQTHKVLRIADKTLPYFRRGLTEESCKHVAQIIHRFTGTDAVSLTDTEKILAHVGLASDHHIPSHSLITGLSKEVLKTGKIMKAKSRQEINCQHEGCPLQAAIVIPLTSHGNTIGTLKLYFENSNRLSRVEEELAEGLAKIFSTQLELGEAELQSKLLQDAEIKALQAQINPHFLFNAINTVSALCRTDVEKARKLLLQLSVYFRCNLQGARQLLIPLEQELNHVHAYLSLEQARFPNKYEVKTYIGEGLNTILLPPFVLQLLVENALRHAFPKKQPICQVEVHAYTDQGMVHFKVKDNGQGIEQKRLEQLGKAVVPSKKGTGTALYNINQRLIGLFGKDITLHIASGVDKGTEISFTVPIQRIEEEESGVKSISSR; this comes from the coding sequence TTTAATTGTTATTTTAGGTTTTTTACTTTCGCATATTAAAATATTCAGACGCCTTCTTCATAAACAAAGTGGATATAAAGATAATCTTATGCTCATTTGTATTTTTTCGTTATTTACAATTGTAAGCAATTATACAGGGATTGAAATTGCAGGGAATACGATTATGAACGAAAACTGGCTGCAAGGCGTTTCTTCATCTAGTACAATTGCAAATACGCGTATTATGGGTGTTGGGATCAGTGGTTTACTTGGTGGACCAGTTGTCGGAGTGGGAGTTGGATTTATCGCTGGAATTCACCGCTATATGCTGGGAGGAACGACAGCCCTTAGTTGTGCAATTTCTTCTATTTTAGCTGGAATTATTACTGGCTATATTGGTCTTATTTATCAAAAATATAACCGTGTGATAACACCTAAGTTTTCGGCGGTTTTAAGTGTCCTGATTGTATCTTTAGAAATGGTGATGATTCTTTGTATTGTCGAGGATGGCTGGAATATTGTAAAAACGATTGCGATTCCAATGATTCTTGTAAACAGTTTTGGTAGTTTTATTTTACTTTCTATGGTACAAGCCATTTTGCGCCAAGAGGAAAATGCAAAAGCATTACAAACACATAAAGTGTTACGTATTGCTGATAAAACACTTCCTTATTTCCGCCGTGGGTTAACAGAAGAGTCTTGTAAGCATGTGGCACAGATTATCCATCGCTTTACGGGAACAGATGCGGTATCTTTAACAGATACAGAAAAAATATTAGCACATGTTGGTTTAGCATCTGATCACCATATTCCTTCCCATAGCTTAATTACGGGGTTGTCAAAGGAAGTGTTAAAGACCGGAAAAATTATGAAAGCGAAATCACGGCAGGAGATTAATTGCCAGCATGAAGGGTGCCCATTGCAAGCTGCTATTGTAATTCCGTTAACATCACATGGGAATACGATTGGGACATTAAAGCTGTATTTTGAAAATTCAAACCGATTAAGTCGTGTGGAAGAAGAACTAGCAGAAGGATTAGCAAAAATCTTTTCTACGCAGCTTGAATTAGGAGAAGCCGAATTGCAGAGTAAGTTGCTTCAGGATGCAGAAATAAAAGCGCTACAAGCACAAATTAACCCGCATTTTCTATTTAATGCAATCAATACGGTGTCGGCTTTATGTCGTACAGATGTAGAAAAGGCGAGAAAACTTTTATTGCAGCTTAGCGTATACTTCCGCTGTAATTTACAAGGTGCACGTCAGCTTCTCATTCCACTTGAGCAAGAGCTGAATCATGTACATGCGTATTTATCATTAGAGCAAGCAAGATTTCCAAATAAGTATGAGGTGAAAACATATATTGGAGAAGGCTTAAATACGATTTTGTTGCCTCCATTTGTACTGCAATTGTTAGTAGAAAATGCACTTCGCCATGCTTTTCCAAAGAAACAGCCAATATGCCAAGTAGAAGTTCATGCCTATACTGATCAGGGTATGGTTCATTTTAAGGTGAAAGATAATGGGCAGGGAATTGAACAAAAACGTTTAGAGCAATTAGGGAAAGCCGTGGTACCGTCGAAAAAAGGAACGGGGACGGCCTTATATAATATTAATCAACGGTTAATAGGATTGTTTGGGAAAGATATAACGCTTCATATTGCTAGTGGAGTAGACAAAGGGACAGAGATTTCTTTTACGGTTCCGATTCAAAGAATAGAGGAGGAAGAGAGTGGTGTTAAAAGTATTAGTAGTAGATGA